From one Rhizobium lentis genomic stretch:
- a CDS encoding MFS transporter, with amino-acid sequence MPKPFRFRSAQTVAVLAVTQLIGWGTTFDILGVMGRIVAPDLGVANEVVFAGLTIMMMVSAAVGPITGRWLARYGAAPVLSASSLTFALGLFLLAAANGIIVYAAAWIVIGVGGALGLSAPAYTAVVEREGINGKRVIAILMLFTGLSSAVFWPVLSLLNDTFGWRLTFLICAALQFFICLPLHLFALPKPIATQVDGGAADVAPVPLSKAAQRKAFLLIAATTTITTFITFGISPSLLEIFRQSGASPALALQLGSARGILGISARFLDMLLGRRGNPILSAATGIGLMLTSFLMLLPAGPSTTLLITFILLYGFGAGVVTVARALLPLALFSPREFGLQSARLSLPQNLANAVAPVVFTAILDRAGTGPALLFAAVLAALSLTLVLMLMALVRGARASQPSPVIS; translated from the coding sequence ATGCCAAAACCCTTCCGCTTCCGCTCGGCGCAGACGGTCGCCGTCCTTGCCGTCACCCAGCTGATCGGCTGGGGCACGACCTTCGACATACTCGGGGTCATGGGCCGCATCGTGGCGCCCGATCTCGGCGTGGCAAACGAGGTGGTGTTTGCAGGCCTGACGATCATGATGATGGTCAGCGCCGCCGTTGGTCCGATAACCGGCCGCTGGCTTGCCCGTTATGGCGCCGCGCCGGTGCTTTCGGCGTCTTCTCTGACCTTTGCGCTCGGTCTTTTTCTGCTTGCCGCCGCAAACGGCATCATAGTCTATGCCGCCGCCTGGATCGTGATCGGCGTCGGCGGCGCGCTCGGCCTGTCCGCGCCGGCCTATACCGCCGTCGTCGAGCGCGAAGGAATAAACGGCAAGCGCGTCATTGCCATCCTGATGCTGTTCACCGGGCTATCGAGCGCCGTCTTCTGGCCGGTCCTCAGCCTGCTCAACGACACCTTCGGATGGCGCCTGACATTCCTCATCTGCGCGGCGCTGCAATTCTTCATATGCCTGCCGCTGCATCTTTTCGCCCTGCCGAAACCGATCGCGACCCAGGTCGACGGCGGCGCGGCCGACGTCGCCCCGGTGCCGCTGTCGAAGGCGGCGCAGCGCAAGGCCTTCCTGCTGATCGCCGCGACGACCACCATCACCACCTTCATCACCTTCGGCATTTCGCCATCGCTGCTCGAGATCTTCCGCCAGTCCGGCGCTTCGCCGGCCTTGGCGCTGCAGCTCGGCTCGGCCCGCGGCATCCTCGGCATATCGGCGCGGTTCCTCGATATGCTGCTCGGCCGGCGCGGCAATCCCATCCTCAGCGCCGCCACGGGTATCGGCCTGATGCTGACGAGTTTCCTGATGCTGCTGCCCGCCGGTCCTTCGACGACGCTGCTGATCACTTTCATCCTGCTTTACGGCTTCGGCGCCGGCGTCGTGACCGTCGCCCGCGCGCTTCTGCCACTGGCCCTGTTTTCGCCGCGCGAATTCGGCCTGCAGTCGGCCCGACTGTCGCTGCCGCAAAACCTTGCCAATGCCGTCGCCCCTGTCGTCTTCACCGCCATCCTCGACCGCGCCGGCACCGGTCCGGCACTGCTTTTCGCAGCCGTGCTCGCGGCATTGTCGCTGACCCTCGTGCTGATGCTGATGGCGCTGGTGCGAGGCGCACGGGCATCGCAACCGAGCCCGGTCATTTCGTGA
- a CDS encoding glutathione S-transferase family protein, producing the protein MKLYHHPLSGHSHRAHLFLSLLGVPYELIEVDMAAGAHKAAEFLTLNPFGQVPVLDDDGTVIADSSAILVYLSRKYGRTDWLPEEAVAAARIQKWLSVAAGEIAYGPCAARLVTVFGADFRMEEVIARAHRILALVEAELSGRSFLLGAKPTIADIALYSYIANAPEGNVDTSAYPSVRAWLARIEALPGFVGFRKTKIGLAA; encoded by the coding sequence ATGAAGCTTTACCATCATCCGCTTTCCGGCCATTCGCACCGGGCTCACCTGTTCCTGTCGCTGCTTGGCGTGCCTTATGAACTGATCGAGGTCGACATGGCGGCGGGCGCCCACAAGGCTGCGGAATTTCTGACGCTCAATCCCTTCGGCCAGGTGCCGGTTCTCGATGATGACGGCACGGTCATTGCCGATTCCTCGGCCATCCTCGTTTACCTCTCGCGCAAATACGGCCGCACCGATTGGCTGCCGGAGGAAGCGGTTGCTGCGGCGCGGATACAGAAATGGCTGTCGGTTGCGGCCGGCGAGATTGCCTACGGACCATGTGCCGCCCGCCTGGTCACCGTCTTCGGCGCCGATTTCCGTATGGAGGAGGTCATTGCCCGGGCGCATCGCATTCTCGCGCTGGTCGAGGCCGAGCTCTCCGGCCGCAGCTTCCTGCTCGGCGCCAAGCCGACGATCGCCGACATTGCGCTCTACAGCTACATCGCTAACGCGCCGGAGGGGAATGTCGATACCTCGGCCTATCCGAGCGTTCGGGCATGGCTCGCCCGCATCGAGGCGCTGCCGGGTTTCGTCGGCTTCCGCAAGACGAAGATCGGCCTTGCCGCATGA
- a CDS encoding Dabb family protein — translation MIRHIVFFTVQEEHLEEVRAGLSILTAIPHARLLEIGTNVKTDQLGTEIDLVVYGEFDDEAALAAYKAHPDYQRSIERVRPLREKRIAADYDSRTAVTRPL, via the coding sequence GTGATCCGCCATATCGTCTTCTTCACCGTGCAGGAGGAACATCTGGAGGAGGTGAGGGCGGGGCTTTCGATCCTGACGGCCATTCCGCACGCGCGGCTGCTGGAAATCGGCACCAATGTGAAGACCGATCAGCTGGGCACCGAGATCGATCTTGTGGTCTATGGCGAATTTGACGATGAGGCGGCGCTCGCCGCCTATAAGGCGCATCCCGATTATCAGCGCTCGATCGAGCGCGTGCGCCCGCTCCGGGAAAAACGCATCGCCGCCGATTACGACAGCCGCACCGCCGTCACCCGGCCGCTCTGA
- a CDS encoding response regulator transcription factor, which yields MRILVIEDDVNLNRQLTDTLKEAGYVVDQAFDGEEGHFLGDTEPYDAIILDIGLPEMDGVTVLEKWRGAGRGMPVLILTARDRWSDKVAGIDAGADDYVTKPFHVEEVLARIRALIRRAAGHASSEIVCGPVRLDTKSSKATVNGTALKLTSHEYRLLAYLMHHMGEVVSRTELVEHMYDQDFDRDSNTIEVFVGRLRKKMGVDLIETVRGLGYRIQAPKHAN from the coding sequence ATGCGCATTCTGGTAATCGAAGACGACGTCAACCTCAACCGGCAGCTGACCGACACGCTGAAGGAGGCAGGCTATGTCGTCGATCAGGCGTTCGACGGCGAGGAAGGCCATTTCCTCGGCGACACCGAACCCTATGACGCCATCATTCTCGATATCGGCTTGCCGGAGATGGACGGTGTCACCGTGCTGGAAAAATGGCGCGGCGCCGGCCGCGGCATGCCGGTTTTGATCCTGACGGCGCGCGACCGCTGGAGCGACAAGGTGGCTGGTATCGACGCCGGCGCCGACGACTATGTCACAAAGCCTTTCCATGTCGAGGAAGTGCTGGCGCGCATTCGCGCGTTGATCCGACGCGCGGCCGGACATGCATCCTCCGAGATCGTCTGCGGGCCGGTGCGGCTCGATACCAAATCCTCCAAGGCGACGGTCAACGGCACGGCGCTGAAGCTGACCTCGCACGAATACCGCCTGCTCGCTTATCTCATGCATCACATGGGCGAGGTCGTCTCGCGCACGGAACTGGTCGAGCACATGTACGACCAGGATTTCGATCGCGATTCCAACACGATCGAGGTCTTCGTCGGCCGTCTGCGCAAGAAGATGGGCGTCGACCTGATCGAAACGGTGCGTGGTCTCGGCTACCGCATCCAAGCGCCGAAACATGCGAATTAA
- a CDS encoding DUF1348 family protein, whose amino-acid sequence MSSLVPPFTLETATRKVRLAEDGWNSRDPGRVSLVYTPDSQWRNRAEFITGRAEIVAFLARKWAKELDYRLIKEIWAFTDDRIAVRFAYEWHDDSGNWFRSYGNENWEFDAAGLMQRRFACINDLPIRETERKYHWPLGRRPDDHPGLTELGL is encoded by the coding sequence ATGTCTAGCCTCGTCCCGCCCTTTACCCTCGAAACTGCCACCCGGAAAGTCCGTCTTGCCGAGGACGGCTGGAACAGCCGCGACCCCGGGCGCGTCTCGCTGGTTTATACGCCGGACAGCCAGTGGCGGAACCGCGCCGAATTCATCACCGGCCGCGCCGAGATCGTCGCTTTTCTCGCCCGCAAATGGGCGAAAGAGCTGGACTATCGGCTGATCAAGGAAATCTGGGCCTTTACCGACGACCGCATCGCTGTCCGCTTCGCCTATGAATGGCACGATGACAGCGGCAACTGGTTCCGCTCCTACGGCAACGAGAACTGGGAATTCGACGCGGCCGGCTTGATGCAGCGTCGTTTTGCCTGCATCAACGATCTGCCGATCCGGGAGACGGAGCGCAAATACCACTGGCCGCTCGGCCGGCGGCCGGACGATCATCCCGGCCTGACCGAGCTCGGCCTCTAA
- a CDS encoding TetR/AcrR family transcriptional regulator has product MKTVYERADIISLLAEAFRELGYEGATLSRITERTGIGKGSLYHFFPGGKEEMAGAVLADIDAWFEQAIYRPLRNDDAQQAIAAMWVNVNDYFRSGGRICLVGAFALDDTRERFSSAIGDYFIRWIDALRSALIRAGCGAGEAQTLAEEGVCGIQGALVLSRALRMETIFTRSLERLANRLEAATR; this is encoded by the coding sequence GTGAAGACCGTCTATGAACGCGCCGACATTATATCGCTGCTCGCGGAAGCCTTCCGCGAACTCGGCTATGAGGGCGCCACGCTCAGCCGCATCACCGAACGCACCGGCATCGGCAAGGGCAGCCTCTACCACTTCTTTCCCGGCGGCAAGGAGGAGATGGCCGGCGCCGTGCTCGCCGATATCGATGCCTGGTTCGAACAGGCGATCTATAGGCCGCTGCGCAATGACGACGCCCAGCAGGCGATCGCGGCGATGTGGGTCAATGTGAATGATTACTTCCGCTCCGGCGGCCGCATCTGCCTCGTTGGCGCCTTCGCCCTCGATGACACCCGGGAGCGGTTTTCGTCGGCGATCGGCGACTATTTCATCCGCTGGATCGACGCCTTGCGTTCGGCGTTGATCCGGGCCGGCTGTGGCGCGGGGGAGGCGCAGACGCTTGCCGAGGAGGGCGTCTGCGGCATTCAAGGCGCGCTGGTGCTGTCGCGCGCGCTCAGGATGGAAACGATTTTCACCCGGTCGCTGGAAAGACTGGCGAACCGGCTTGAGGCTGCGACACGATGA
- the ccmI gene encoding c-type cytochrome biogenesis protein CcmI — protein sequence MLFWILVAVLTATVAVILLYPLLRGAKAEQDSRVGEAAVYRDQLRELDRDLAGGLITPEEADYARAEVGRRLIAVSAGEPETTQKPIRYHRVTEVLVLLILPVLGLCLYLTTGRPDLPSQPLQARLENPGDDVAVLIAKAERHLAENPDDGKGWDVLAPIYFRTMRVADAELAYRNAIRLLGPSPIRLDGLAETLMAVSEGVVTEEARQVLVQSLSLEANNPRARFYIALSMEQAGQADEARRAFEALAQQSPADAPWLPLVNEHIAKNGGAAQPAVPGGPTSEDVAAAENMSAGDRQQMIRGMVESLDAKLREDPNNFEGWMRLIRSYAVLKDKAGAADALKRGLAAFPPPGEQGRQLLTLARELGLATEGMTQ from the coding sequence ATGCTGTTCTGGATTCTCGTTGCCGTTCTGACGGCAACCGTCGCCGTCATCCTGCTTTACCCCCTTCTGCGCGGTGCGAAGGCGGAACAGGACAGCCGCGTCGGCGAGGCGGCTGTCTATCGCGACCAGCTGCGCGAGCTCGACCGCGATCTTGCCGGCGGGCTGATCACGCCGGAAGAGGCTGATTACGCCAGGGCCGAAGTCGGCCGGCGGCTGATCGCCGTCTCCGCCGGCGAGCCGGAGACGACGCAGAAGCCCATACGGTATCACCGTGTCACCGAAGTTTTGGTCCTCTTGATCCTGCCGGTGCTCGGACTCTGTCTTTATTTGACGACTGGCAGGCCGGACCTGCCGTCGCAGCCGCTGCAGGCGCGGCTGGAAAATCCCGGCGACGACGTCGCGGTGCTGATCGCGAAGGCGGAACGGCATCTGGCCGAAAACCCCGACGATGGCAAGGGCTGGGACGTGTTGGCGCCGATTTATTTCCGCACGATGCGGGTGGCCGATGCTGAGCTCGCCTACCGCAACGCGATCCGGCTTCTCGGCCCGAGCCCGATCCGGCTCGACGGCCTTGCCGAGACGCTGATGGCGGTCTCCGAGGGCGTGGTGACGGAGGAGGCGCGCCAGGTGCTGGTACAGTCGTTGTCGCTGGAGGCCAACAATCCGCGTGCCCGCTTCTACATCGCGCTCAGCATGGAGCAGGCGGGACAGGCCGACGAGGCGCGCCGAGCTTTCGAGGCCTTGGCGCAACAATCGCCGGCCGATGCGCCCTGGCTGCCGCTCGTCAATGAACATATCGCTAAGAACGGCGGCGCGGCCCAGCCGGCGGTGCCCGGCGGACCGACCTCGGAAGATGTGGCGGCGGCGGAAAACATGAGCGCGGGCGACCGCCAGCAGATGATCCGCGGCATGGTCGAAAGCCTTGATGCCAAGCTTCGTGAGGATCCCAACAATTTCGAGGGATGGATGCGGCTCATCCGCTCTTACGCCGTATTGAAGGACAAGGCTGGCGCAGCCGACGCCCTGAAGCGCGGTCTTGCCGCCTTTCCGCCGCCCGGCGAACAGGGCCGGCAATTGCTGACGCTTGCCAGGGAGCTTGGCTTAGCCACGGAGGGAATGACGCAATGA
- a CDS encoding pyridoxamine 5'-phosphate oxidase family protein, translated as MLNETRQDAASPWHAGELAMQRSVGVVERMDGPGRNFIRKAMPEQHRAFFPMLPFVVLGAVDAQGDAWATIRAGRPGFLYSPEPEALDVDLRRDPDDPADAGMEDGDAIALLGIQLETRRRNRLNGVIRRVDAEAFRLRVGQSFGNCPQYIQPRSAAFVRDPDAVTAMRPIRSARLDDRTQRMVERADTFFVASYVDRDGERQVDVSHRGGDAGFVRVSAEGVLTIPDFPGNRFFNTLGNILVNPKAGLVFVDFEAGDLLQMTGKADVLLDSPEISAFQRAERLWRFTPEEIVLRLDALPLRWSSLHRDV; from the coding sequence ATGTTGAACGAGACAAGACAGGATGCCGCATCACCCTGGCACGCGGGTGAACTCGCCATGCAGCGCAGCGTCGGCGTCGTCGAACGCATGGATGGACCAGGCCGCAATTTCATCCGCAAGGCCATGCCCGAGCAGCATCGCGCCTTCTTTCCGATGCTGCCTTTCGTCGTGCTCGGCGCGGTCGATGCACAGGGCGATGCCTGGGCGACGATACGGGCCGGGCGCCCGGGCTTTCTGTACTCGCCCGAGCCCGAGGCTCTCGATGTCGATCTGCGGCGCGATCCGGACGATCCCGCCGATGCCGGCATGGAGGACGGCGACGCGATCGCGTTGCTCGGCATCCAGCTCGAGACCCGGCGGCGCAACCGGCTGAACGGCGTCATCCGCAGGGTGGATGCCGAGGCTTTCCGCCTGCGCGTCGGCCAGAGCTTCGGCAACTGCCCGCAATATATCCAGCCGCGCTCAGCCGCTTTCGTCCGCGACCCCGACGCGGTGACCGCAATGCGGCCGATCCGTTCCGCGCGCCTCGATGATCGGACGCAGCGGATGGTCGAGAGGGCCGATACGTTTTTCGTCGCCTCCTACGTCGACCGCGATGGCGAGCGGCAGGTTGATGTCTCCCATCGCGGCGGCGATGCCGGCTTCGTGCGGGTTAGCGCCGAGGGCGTGCTGACCATTCCCGATTTTCCCGGCAACCGGTTCTTCAACACCCTCGGCAATATTCTCGTCAATCCGAAAGCCGGGCTCGTCTTCGTCGATTTCGAAGCCGGCGACCTGCTGCAAATGACGGGAAAGGCCGACGTGCTGCTGGATTCACCGGAAATCTCAGCCTTTCAACGGGCGGAGCGGCTGTGGCGTTTCACGCCCGAAGAGATTGTGCTTCGCCTTGATGCCCTGCCGTTGCGCTGGAGCAGCCTGCATCGCGACGTCTGA
- a CDS encoding sensor histidine kinase, whose product MRIKSLTARVLLLTTVWSTVALVVIGLLISTLYRKSAERGFQDLLRAQLYNVINSVTIGDQGALSGSPQLGDLRFAQPKTGWYWVVEPLGTYTTAPLVSPSLGSALIPVPSVVEAPFDKNYERYYQVTDASGNRVQVAETEVVLDTDGRAARFRVTGNVDVVEDDVRTFSHSLYLALAGFGVGSLIVNALAILYGLKPLDKARAALERIRAGESEQLKGDFPREILPLANEVNALIDSNRRIVERARMQVGNLAHSLKTPIAVLLNEARVLEKSHGELVRSQAESMQGQVQSYLNRARIAAQRESVLARTDAEPALERLVRVMRRLNVDTEFDLVVSPPHLAVAMEQQDLEETVGNLLENAARFAKSRVRLSAVEAGEDVKGAEASARRRWVELAVEDDGPGLEPDQIREALKRGRRLDESKPGTGLGLSIVTEISNEYQGRLELSRGEWGGLKAKLILPGVTKDVA is encoded by the coding sequence ATGCGAATTAAGTCGCTCACCGCACGTGTGTTGCTGCTGACCACGGTCTGGTCGACGGTGGCCCTGGTGGTGATCGGTCTGCTGATCTCGACGCTCTACCGCAAGAGCGCCGAACGCGGTTTCCAGGATCTCTTGCGGGCCCAGCTTTATAACGTCATCAATTCCGTGACGATCGGCGATCAGGGGGCGTTGAGCGGCAGCCCGCAGCTCGGCGATCTGCGTTTTGCCCAGCCGAAGACTGGCTGGTACTGGGTGGTCGAGCCGCTCGGCACCTATACGACAGCGCCGCTGGTGTCGCCCTCCCTCGGCTCGGCGCTCATCCCGGTTCCCTCCGTCGTCGAGGCGCCTTTCGACAAGAATTACGAGCGCTACTACCAGGTGACGGATGCCTCCGGCAACCGCGTGCAGGTGGCCGAGACCGAAGTGGTGCTCGACACGGACGGGCGCGCGGCGCGCTTCCGCGTGACCGGCAATGTCGATGTCGTCGAGGACGATGTCCGCACCTTTTCTCATAGTCTCTATCTGGCACTTGCCGGTTTCGGCGTCGGCAGCCTGATCGTCAATGCCCTGGCGATCCTTTACGGCCTGAAGCCGCTCGACAAGGCGCGGGCCGCATTGGAGCGCATCCGCGCCGGCGAGAGCGAGCAGTTGAAGGGGGACTTCCCGCGTGAAATCCTGCCGCTCGCCAATGAGGTGAACGCGCTGATCGACAGCAACCGCCGCATCGTTGAGCGGGCGCGCATGCAGGTCGGTAACCTTGCCCATTCGCTGAAGACGCCGATCGCCGTTCTTCTGAATGAGGCGCGCGTTCTCGAAAAATCCCATGGCGAACTGGTGCGCAGCCAGGCGGAATCGATGCAGGGGCAGGTGCAGTCCTATCTCAACCGGGCCCGTATCGCCGCCCAGCGCGAATCCGTGCTCGCCCGCACCGACGCCGAGCCGGCGCTGGAGCGGCTGGTGCGCGTCATGCGCCGGCTGAATGTCGACACCGAATTCGATCTCGTCGTCTCGCCGCCGCATCTCGCCGTCGCCATGGAGCAGCAGGATCTCGAGGAGACGGTCGGAAATCTTCTGGAAAATGCGGCGCGTTTCGCCAAAAGCAGGGTGCGGCTTTCGGCCGTCGAGGCCGGCGAGGACGTGAAAGGGGCGGAAGCGAGCGCGCGCCGCCGCTGGGTGGAGCTCGCCGTCGAGGATGACGGGCCGGGCCTGGAGCCGGACCAGATCCGCGAGGCGCTGAAGCGCGGCCGCAGGCTCGACGAAAGCAAGCCCGGAACCGGGCTCGGCCTTTCGATCGTCACCGAAATTTCCAACGAGTACCAGGGGCGGCTCGAGCTCTCGCGTGGTGAATGGGGCGGGCTGAAGGCGAAGCTTATCCTGCCCGGTGTGACAAAGGATGTTGCATGA
- a CDS encoding LysR family transcriptional regulator translates to MDRLDAMTVLLAVVEQGSLSAAARHLRSPLATVSRKVSELEAHLGARLLQRSNRKVALTEAGRSYVEAAREILDRVDEAERAAAGEYSAPKGELTMTAPIVFGRLHVLPVVVDFLKAYPDINLRLMLGDRLANLVEDHIDVALRIGNLADSNLIATRLGAIRRTVYASPGYLARNPVPVQPAELSAHDCITFEGMATTQSWTFTEGKRDLAVPVRSRLAVNTAEAAVDAAVAGLGITRVLSYQAARAAAAGLLVPLLADFEPPPAPVHLVYPSQGLVPIKLRALIDFATPRLRAALK, encoded by the coding sequence ATGGACCGTCTCGATGCCATGACCGTGCTTCTCGCCGTTGTCGAACAGGGCAGCCTCTCGGCTGCCGCCCGGCATCTGCGCTCGCCGCTTGCGACCGTCAGCCGCAAGGTTTCGGAGCTGGAAGCACATCTCGGCGCCCGGCTTTTACAAAGAAGCAACCGGAAGGTCGCACTAACGGAGGCCGGCCGCTCCTATGTCGAGGCGGCGCGGGAGATCCTCGACCGCGTGGACGAAGCGGAACGGGCTGCCGCCGGCGAATACAGCGCGCCGAAAGGCGAGCTGACGATGACGGCGCCGATCGTCTTCGGGCGGCTGCACGTCCTGCCTGTCGTGGTCGATTTCCTGAAAGCCTATCCCGACATCAATCTGCGACTGATGCTCGGCGACCGGCTGGCGAACCTTGTCGAGGATCATATCGACGTGGCGCTGAGAATCGGTAACCTGGCCGACAGCAACCTGATCGCCACGCGGCTCGGCGCGATCCGCCGCACCGTCTATGCCAGTCCGGGTTATCTCGCGCGGAACCCGGTCCCCGTGCAGCCCGCCGAGCTTTCCGCGCATGACTGCATCACCTTCGAGGGCATGGCCACGACGCAAAGCTGGACATTCACCGAGGGAAAACGCGACCTCGCCGTGCCGGTCCGCTCGCGGCTTGCCGTCAACACTGCCGAGGCGGCGGTCGATGCGGCCGTCGCCGGTCTTGGCATCACCCGTGTGCTTTCGTATCAGGCCGCCCGCGCCGCGGCAGCGGGCCTGCTGGTGCCGCTGCTTGCCGATTTCGAGCCGCCGCCGGCGCCGGTGCACCTCGTCTATCCCTCGCAGGGGCTCGTGCCGATAAAATTGCGGGCGCTTATCGATTTTGCCACGCCGCGCCTGCGCGCTGCGCTGAAATAG
- the ccmE gene encoding cytochrome c maturation protein CcmE yields MTRKQKRLAVIAGGMSFILAAVLLVMFAFSQSVAYFYMPADLARTPVAPETRIRLGGLVGAGSVVRGAGSTVEFSVTDGSANAVKVRYTGILPDLFREGQGVVTEGMFAAGSNIFTADTVLAKHDETYMPKEVADKLKQQGLWQEGQGQGKQAGGQQTKGQEAKATP; encoded by the coding sequence ATGACGCGCAAGCAGAAGCGCCTTGCGGTGATCGCGGGTGGGATGAGTTTCATCCTTGCGGCGGTGCTTTTGGTGATGTTCGCCTTCAGCCAGTCGGTGGCTTATTTCTACATGCCGGCGGATCTGGCCAGGACGCCGGTGGCGCCGGAGACCCGCATCCGGCTCGGCGGCCTGGTAGGGGCGGGCAGCGTCGTGCGCGGCGCCGGTTCGACAGTGGAGTTTTCCGTCACCGACGGCAGCGCGAATGCGGTGAAGGTCAGATATACCGGCATCCTGCCCGATCTGTTCCGCGAGGGCCAGGGTGTGGTCACCGAGGGCATGTTTGCCGCTGGCAGCAATATCTTTACCGCCGATACCGTGCTTGCCAAGCATGACGAGACCTATATGCCGAAGGAAGTGGCCGACAAGCTGAAACAGCAGGGGCTGTGGCAGGAAGGCCAGGGGCAGGGGAAACAAGCTGGGGGTCAGCAAACGAAGGGCCAGGAGGCGAAGGCGACGCCATGA